Proteins encoded by one window of Panicum virgatum strain AP13 chromosome 7N, P.virgatum_v5, whole genome shotgun sequence:
- the LOC120680849 gene encoding uncharacterized protein LOC120680849 isoform X3, producing the protein MFSSQDNKRDDDGAKRMFFGGERFLEGISGEANITVQRTEQNNPLGLEVQLHITEAVCPALSEPGLRAFLRFMTGVSVCLNRGDVDPKAQQLAEAAGSSLVSIIVDHIFLCIKDTEFQLELLMQSLFFSRASVSDGECSKNLSCINVGGMFLRDTFSRPPCTLIQPSMQAVSQELLPVPDFGQNFCPPIYPFGNQLLEFAAGVPLFSLYCLQITPSPSPPKFASKTVITCQPLTVTLQEQSCLRIASFLADGVMPNRSTVLPDSSISSLSFSLKEFDLSVPLDSEEITRCSGTKNTCPQSSFSGARLHVEDLYFCQSPSAKCPLLNLDRDPACFLLWEYQPVDASQMKWATRASHLSLSLETSNTSNGQRAARDSSANLWKCIELDDIRFEAAMVTADGSPLLDVPPPEGVVRIGVAFQQFMSNTSVEQLFFVLGFYTYFGQVAERISKVSKGNKSGVINSSADKFENKLPSDTAVSLTMNNLHLNFLESLSAHDIHMPLVQFGGEDLFLKVSHRTLGGAFVVTTNLLWRTVSVNCLEGESSMICENGIAVTGEHNIVVHENGHPKMRAVFWVDHRSKHQNKEAQFIDIKITHVMPYDMRDMECHSLNVSAKVSGVRLGGGMTYTESLLHRFGILGPDGGPGEGLLRGLKDLSSGPLAKLFKSSHLTEEENERSKVDDVNSKFDLGVPDDLDVSVELRNWLFALEGTEEVGDCLTPTRGGDRISREEKCWHSTFRNLHVSGKSSNRLNLGDTGKASPERAFPVERFTAGIEGLQAIKPRLRDQHSGKGTSHNHEIGSGFNNASSVGDHGVDVEATMVIGEHEIEGAKWTMDNVKFSVKEPIEAVATKEELEHLAMLCRSEADAMGRITAGILRLLKLDKSLGQGTIEQLRNLGSGGMDNIFSPRRLSRQNSFGSIGTPRTPTMQAIADVMGQKNTLEATISSLQVEISESKAKCAALISQASNTEDQSRTEDIMILNEKLESMQSLVTRLRTLI; encoded by the exons ATGTTTTCAAG TCAAGATAATAAACGAGACGAtgatggtgcaaaacggatgtTCTTTGGTGGTGAAAGATTTTTGGAAGGAATATCTGGGGAGGCTAAT ATCACGGTTCAACGGACAGAACAAAATAATCCACTTGGGCTTGAGGTTCAACTGCATATTACTGAAGCTGTCTGTCCTGCGTTAAGTGAACCTG GCTTACGGGCCTTTCTTCGATTCATGACTGGGGTATCCGTGTGCCTAAACAGGGGAGATGTGGATCCAAAAGCTCAGCAG CTTGCAGAAGCAGCAGGATCTTCCTTGGTTTCCATTATTGTAGATCACATATTCCTCTGCATTAAAGATACTG AGTTTCAACTTGAACTTCTGATGCAGTCTTTGTTCTTCTCACGG GCGAGTGTTTCAGATGGAGAGTGTTCGAAGAACTTGTCTTGCATAAACGTTGGTGGGATGTTTCTGAG AGACACCTTTTCTCGCCCTCCGTGCACATTGATACAACCATCTATGCAAGCAGTTTCACAAGAGCTCCTGCCTGTGCCTGACTTTG GTCAAAATTTTTGCCCTCCAATCTATCCATTCGGGAATCAACTATTAGAATTTGCTGCTGGGGTTCCTTTGTTTTCTCTCTATTGTCTTCAGATCACTCCTTCTCCATCACCTCCAAAATTTGCTTCAAAAACTGTGATCACATGCCAACCTCTTACG GTAACCCTCCAGGAGCAGTCCTGCTTAAGGATTGCATCATTCTTGGCTGATGGAGTTATGCCTAACCGCAGTACCGTTTTGCCTGATTCTTCAATCAGCAGCCTGTCATTTTCCCTTAAAGAGTTTGATCTCTCCGTTCCATTAGACTCTGAGGAAATCACAAGGTGCAGCGGAACCAAGAACACGTGTCCTCAATCATCATTTTCAGGTGCACGACTTCATGTGGAAGACCTATACTTCTGCCAGTCACCATCAGCAAAATGTCCATTGCTAAACCTTGATAGGGATCCAGCTTGCTTCCTTCTCTGGGAATATCAACCTGTTGATGCAAGTCAAATGAAGTGGGCTACTAGGGCTTCTCATTTAAGCCTCTCGCTCGAAACTTCTAACACTTCAAATGGACAGAGAGCAGCTAGGGACTCCTCTGCAAATTTGTGGAAATGTATTGAACtagatgacatccgatttgagGCAGCTATGGTTACCGCAGACGGTAGCCCTTTGTTGGATGTGCCACCCCCCGAGGGTGTTGTAAGGATTGGTGTTGCTTTCCAACAGTTTATGTCCAATACCTCAGTGGAACAGTTGTTTTTTGTCCTAGGTTTCTATACTTACTTTGGTCAAGTTGCAGAGCGTATTTCAAAGGTAAGCAAAGGTAACAAGTCTGGGGTGATCAATTCCTCAGCTGACAAATTTGAGAATAAATTGCCAAGTGATACAGCTGTGAGCTTAACTATGAATAACCTCCATCTCAATTTCTTGGAATCTTTGTCGGCACATGACATACATATGCCCTTGGTTCAATTTGGGGGAGAAGATCTGTTCCTGAAAGTTTCTCATCGCACACTAGGTGGTGCCTTTGTGGTCACTACTAATTTGTTGTGGAGAACTGTGTCTGTGAACTGTTTGGAGGGAGAGAGTTCTATGATTTGTGAGAATGGCATCGCAGTTACTGGCGAACACAACATTGTGGTGCATGAAAATGGGCATCCCAAAATGAGAGCAGTCTTTTGGGTTGATCATCGGAGCAAACACCAGAATAAAGAAGCTCAGTTTATTGATATAAAAATAACTCACGTAATGCCTTATGACATGCGCGATATGGAATGCCATAGCTTGAATGTGTCAGCTAAGGTATCTGGTGTTCGTCTTGGAGGTGGAATGACTTACACCGAGTCTTTACTTCATCGGTTTGGTATCCTGGGGCCTGATGGCGGTCCAGGGGAAGGCCTCTTGAGGGGATTAAAGGATTTATCTTCTGGCCCACTTGCAAAACTATTCAAATCCTCGCATCTCACTGAGGAGGAAA ACGAAAGGTCCAAAGTTGATGATGTCAATTCAAAGTTTGATCTCGGGGTGCCTGATGATCTTGATGTGTCAGTTGAGCTTAGAAATTGGCTATTTGCACTTGAAGGAACGGAAGAAGTAGGAGATTGTTTAACTCCAACTCGTGGAGGCGATCGTATTAGTCGAGAAGAAAAATGTTGGCATTCAACCTTCAGGAATTTACATGTCTCTGGAAAGAGCAGTAACCGGCTTAACTTGGGAGACACAGGAAAGGCATCACCCGAAAGGGCATTTCCTGTGGAACGCTTTACG GCTGGAATTGAAGGTTTGCAGGCAATAAAACCTCGCCTGAGAGATCAACACTCTGGAAAAGGAACATCACATAATCATGAAATAGGCAGTGGATTTAATAATGCAAGTTCTGTTGGTGACCATGGTGTTGATGTTGAAGCTACCATGGTCATTGGCGAACATGAGATTGAGGGTGCCAAGTGGACAATGGATAATGTTAAGTTTTCTGTCAAAGAACCG ATCGAGGCAGTTGCAACAAAAGAAGAACTAGAGCACCTCGCCATGCTTTGCAGATCTGAAGCTGATGCAATGGGGAGGATAACTGCTGGAATTCTTCGCCTCCTTAAGCTTGACAAATCTCTTGGGCAGGGAACTATAGAACAACTTCGTAACCTAG GAAGTGGAGGCATGGATAATATCTTTAGCCCCAGGAGGCTCAGCAGGCAGAACAGTTTTGGCAGCATTGGCACTCCTAGGACTCCAACTATGCAAGCGATTGCAGATGTTATGGGACAGAAAAACACACTAGAAGCAACCATTTCTTCATTGCAAGTTGAAATATCTGAATCCAAGGCTAAATGTGCGGCACTGATTTCCCAGGCAAGCAACACGGAAGATCAGAGCCGCACCGAGGATATCATGATACTGAATGAAAAGCTAGAAAGCATGCAATCGCTGGTGACACGGTTGAGAACTTTGATCTGA
- the LOC120680849 gene encoding uncharacterized protein LOC120680849 isoform X1, giving the protein MESIIARALEYTLKYWLKSFSRDQFKLQGRTAQLSNLDINGDALHASLGLPPALTVDTARVGKLQITLPSVSNVQVEPIVVNIDKLDLVLVEKDDSENLSPSSTASSPSATKSSGYGYADKIADGMTVQVGIVNLLLETHGGPRQQGDATWSPPLAAITFRDLVLYTTNEKWQVVNLKEARDFSNNKGFIYVFKKLEWQSLSVDLLPHPDMFTDARFNSSSSQDNKRDDDGAKRMFFGGERFLEGISGEANITVQRTEQNNPLGLEVQLHITEAVCPALSEPGLRAFLRFMTGVSVCLNRGDVDPKAQQLAEAAGSSLVSIIVDHIFLCIKDTEFQLELLMQSLFFSRASVSDGECSKNLSCINVGGMFLRDTFSRPPCTLIQPSMQAVSQELLPVPDFGQNFCPPIYPFGNQLLEFAAGVPLFSLYCLQITPSPSPPKFASKTVITCQPLTVTLQEQSCLRIASFLADGVMPNRSTVLPDSSISSLSFSLKEFDLSVPLDSEEITRCSGTKNTCPQSSFSGARLHVEDLYFCQSPSAKCPLLNLDRDPACFLLWEYQPVDASQMKWATRASHLSLSLETSNTSNGQRAARDSSANLWKCIELDDIRFEAAMVTADGSPLLDVPPPEGVVRIGVAFQQFMSNTSVEQLFFVLGFYTYFGQVAERISKVSKGNKSGVINSSADKFENKLPSDTAVSLTMNNLHLNFLESLSAHDIHMPLVQFGGEDLFLKVSHRTLGGAFVVTTNLLWRTVSVNCLEGESSMICENGIAVTGEHNIVVHENGHPKMRAVFWVDHRSKHQNKEAQFIDIKITHVMPYDMRDMECHSLNVSAKVSGVRLGGGMTYTESLLHRFGILGPDGGPGEGLLRGLKDLSSGPLAKLFKSSHLTEEENERSKVDDVNSKFDLGVPDDLDVSVELRNWLFALEGTEEVGDCLTPTRGGDRISREEKCWHSTFRNLHVSGKSSNRLNLGDTGKASPERAFPVERFTAGIEGLQAIKPRLRDQHSGKGTSHNHEIGSGFNNASSVGDHGVDVEATMVIGEHEIEGAKWTMDNVKFSVKEPIEAVATKEELEHLAMLCRSEADAMGRITAGILRLLKLDKSLGQGTIEQLRNLGSGGMDNIFSPRRLSRQNSFGSIGTPRTPTMQAIADVMGQKNTLEATISSLQVEISESKAKCAALISQASNTEDQSRTEDIMILNEKLESMQSLVTRLRTLI; this is encoded by the exons ATGGAGTCGATTATAGCGCGGGCTCTGGAGTACACGCTCAAGTACTGGCTCAAGTCCTTCTCCCGCGACCAGTTCAAGCTCCAGGGCCGCACCGCGCAGCTCTCCAACCTCG ATATCAATGGCGATGCGCTGCACGCGAGCCTGGGTCTGCCTCCGGCGCTCACCGTAGACACCGCGCGCGTCGGGAAGCTGCAGATCACG TTACCATCTGTATCAAATGTGCAAGTGGAGCCTATTGTGGTGAACATTGACAAGCTTGATCTTGTGCTTGTAGAGAAGGATGATTCTGAAAATCTCAGCCCTAGCAG CACTGCATCATCTCCATCAGCAACTAAAAGCAGTGGGTATGGTTATGCTGATAAG ATTGCAGATGGAATGACAGTACAAGTAGGTATTGTGAACCTGCTCCTAGAAACGCATGGAGGGCCTCGCCAACAGGGAGATGCAACATG GTCACCGCCGCTAGCagctatcacatttcgtgatcTTGTACTGTACACAACAAATGAAAAATGGCAG GTAGTAAACTTGAAAGAAGCAAGGGATTTCTCGAACAACAAAGGATTCATTTATGTTTTCAAG AAACTGGAATGGCAATCACTGTCAGTTGATCTATTACCTCATCCTGACATGTTCACCGATGCAAGATTTAACTCTTCTAGCAGTCAAGATAATAAACGAGACGAtgatggtgcaaaacggatgtTCTTTGGTGGTGAAAGATTTTTGGAAGGAATATCTGGGGAGGCTAAT ATCACGGTTCAACGGACAGAACAAAATAATCCACTTGGGCTTGAGGTTCAACTGCATATTACTGAAGCTGTCTGTCCTGCGTTAAGTGAACCTG GCTTACGGGCCTTTCTTCGATTCATGACTGGGGTATCCGTGTGCCTAAACAGGGGAGATGTGGATCCAAAAGCTCAGCAG CTTGCAGAAGCAGCAGGATCTTCCTTGGTTTCCATTATTGTAGATCACATATTCCTCTGCATTAAAGATACTG AGTTTCAACTTGAACTTCTGATGCAGTCTTTGTTCTTCTCACGG GCGAGTGTTTCAGATGGAGAGTGTTCGAAGAACTTGTCTTGCATAAACGTTGGTGGGATGTTTCTGAG AGACACCTTTTCTCGCCCTCCGTGCACATTGATACAACCATCTATGCAAGCAGTTTCACAAGAGCTCCTGCCTGTGCCTGACTTTG GTCAAAATTTTTGCCCTCCAATCTATCCATTCGGGAATCAACTATTAGAATTTGCTGCTGGGGTTCCTTTGTTTTCTCTCTATTGTCTTCAGATCACTCCTTCTCCATCACCTCCAAAATTTGCTTCAAAAACTGTGATCACATGCCAACCTCTTACG GTAACCCTCCAGGAGCAGTCCTGCTTAAGGATTGCATCATTCTTGGCTGATGGAGTTATGCCTAACCGCAGTACCGTTTTGCCTGATTCTTCAATCAGCAGCCTGTCATTTTCCCTTAAAGAGTTTGATCTCTCCGTTCCATTAGACTCTGAGGAAATCACAAGGTGCAGCGGAACCAAGAACACGTGTCCTCAATCATCATTTTCAGGTGCACGACTTCATGTGGAAGACCTATACTTCTGCCAGTCACCATCAGCAAAATGTCCATTGCTAAACCTTGATAGGGATCCAGCTTGCTTCCTTCTCTGGGAATATCAACCTGTTGATGCAAGTCAAATGAAGTGGGCTACTAGGGCTTCTCATTTAAGCCTCTCGCTCGAAACTTCTAACACTTCAAATGGACAGAGAGCAGCTAGGGACTCCTCTGCAAATTTGTGGAAATGTATTGAACtagatgacatccgatttgagGCAGCTATGGTTACCGCAGACGGTAGCCCTTTGTTGGATGTGCCACCCCCCGAGGGTGTTGTAAGGATTGGTGTTGCTTTCCAACAGTTTATGTCCAATACCTCAGTGGAACAGTTGTTTTTTGTCCTAGGTTTCTATACTTACTTTGGTCAAGTTGCAGAGCGTATTTCAAAGGTAAGCAAAGGTAACAAGTCTGGGGTGATCAATTCCTCAGCTGACAAATTTGAGAATAAATTGCCAAGTGATACAGCTGTGAGCTTAACTATGAATAACCTCCATCTCAATTTCTTGGAATCTTTGTCGGCACATGACATACATATGCCCTTGGTTCAATTTGGGGGAGAAGATCTGTTCCTGAAAGTTTCTCATCGCACACTAGGTGGTGCCTTTGTGGTCACTACTAATTTGTTGTGGAGAACTGTGTCTGTGAACTGTTTGGAGGGAGAGAGTTCTATGATTTGTGAGAATGGCATCGCAGTTACTGGCGAACACAACATTGTGGTGCATGAAAATGGGCATCCCAAAATGAGAGCAGTCTTTTGGGTTGATCATCGGAGCAAACACCAGAATAAAGAAGCTCAGTTTATTGATATAAAAATAACTCACGTAATGCCTTATGACATGCGCGATATGGAATGCCATAGCTTGAATGTGTCAGCTAAGGTATCTGGTGTTCGTCTTGGAGGTGGAATGACTTACACCGAGTCTTTACTTCATCGGTTTGGTATCCTGGGGCCTGATGGCGGTCCAGGGGAAGGCCTCTTGAGGGGATTAAAGGATTTATCTTCTGGCCCACTTGCAAAACTATTCAAATCCTCGCATCTCACTGAGGAGGAAA ACGAAAGGTCCAAAGTTGATGATGTCAATTCAAAGTTTGATCTCGGGGTGCCTGATGATCTTGATGTGTCAGTTGAGCTTAGAAATTGGCTATTTGCACTTGAAGGAACGGAAGAAGTAGGAGATTGTTTAACTCCAACTCGTGGAGGCGATCGTATTAGTCGAGAAGAAAAATGTTGGCATTCAACCTTCAGGAATTTACATGTCTCTGGAAAGAGCAGTAACCGGCTTAACTTGGGAGACACAGGAAAGGCATCACCCGAAAGGGCATTTCCTGTGGAACGCTTTACG GCTGGAATTGAAGGTTTGCAGGCAATAAAACCTCGCCTGAGAGATCAACACTCTGGAAAAGGAACATCACATAATCATGAAATAGGCAGTGGATTTAATAATGCAAGTTCTGTTGGTGACCATGGTGTTGATGTTGAAGCTACCATGGTCATTGGCGAACATGAGATTGAGGGTGCCAAGTGGACAATGGATAATGTTAAGTTTTCTGTCAAAGAACCG ATCGAGGCAGTTGCAACAAAAGAAGAACTAGAGCACCTCGCCATGCTTTGCAGATCTGAAGCTGATGCAATGGGGAGGATAACTGCTGGAATTCTTCGCCTCCTTAAGCTTGACAAATCTCTTGGGCAGGGAACTATAGAACAACTTCGTAACCTAG GAAGTGGAGGCATGGATAATATCTTTAGCCCCAGGAGGCTCAGCAGGCAGAACAGTTTTGGCAGCATTGGCACTCCTAGGACTCCAACTATGCAAGCGATTGCAGATGTTATGGGACAGAAAAACACACTAGAAGCAACCATTTCTTCATTGCAAGTTGAAATATCTGAATCCAAGGCTAAATGTGCGGCACTGATTTCCCAGGCAAGCAACACGGAAGATCAGAGCCGCACCGAGGATATCATGATACTGAATGAAAAGCTAGAAAGCATGCAATCGCTGGTGACACGGTTGAGAACTTTGATCTGA
- the LOC120680849 gene encoding uncharacterized protein LOC120680849 isoform X2 produces MTVQVGIVNLLLETHGGPRQQGDATWSPPLAAITFRDLVLYTTNEKWQVVNLKEARDFSNNKGFIYVFKKLEWQSLSVDLLPHPDMFTDARFNSSSSQDNKRDDDGAKRMFFGGERFLEGISGEANITVQRTEQNNPLGLEVQLHITEAVCPALSEPGLRAFLRFMTGVSVCLNRGDVDPKAQQLAEAAGSSLVSIIVDHIFLCIKDTEFQLELLMQSLFFSRASVSDGECSKNLSCINVGGMFLRDTFSRPPCTLIQPSMQAVSQELLPVPDFGQNFCPPIYPFGNQLLEFAAGVPLFSLYCLQITPSPSPPKFASKTVITCQPLTVTLQEQSCLRIASFLADGVMPNRSTVLPDSSISSLSFSLKEFDLSVPLDSEEITRCSGTKNTCPQSSFSGARLHVEDLYFCQSPSAKCPLLNLDRDPACFLLWEYQPVDASQMKWATRASHLSLSLETSNTSNGQRAARDSSANLWKCIELDDIRFEAAMVTADGSPLLDVPPPEGVVRIGVAFQQFMSNTSVEQLFFVLGFYTYFGQVAERISKVSKGNKSGVINSSADKFENKLPSDTAVSLTMNNLHLNFLESLSAHDIHMPLVQFGGEDLFLKVSHRTLGGAFVVTTNLLWRTVSVNCLEGESSMICENGIAVTGEHNIVVHENGHPKMRAVFWVDHRSKHQNKEAQFIDIKITHVMPYDMRDMECHSLNVSAKVSGVRLGGGMTYTESLLHRFGILGPDGGPGEGLLRGLKDLSSGPLAKLFKSSHLTEEENERSKVDDVNSKFDLGVPDDLDVSVELRNWLFALEGTEEVGDCLTPTRGGDRISREEKCWHSTFRNLHVSGKSSNRLNLGDTGKASPERAFPVERFTAGIEGLQAIKPRLRDQHSGKGTSHNHEIGSGFNNASSVGDHGVDVEATMVIGEHEIEGAKWTMDNVKFSVKEPIEAVATKEELEHLAMLCRSEADAMGRITAGILRLLKLDKSLGQGTIEQLRNLGSGGMDNIFSPRRLSRQNSFGSIGTPRTPTMQAIADVMGQKNTLEATISSLQVEISESKAKCAALISQASNTEDQSRTEDIMILNEKLESMQSLVTRLRTLI; encoded by the exons ATGACAGTACAAGTAGGTATTGTGAACCTGCTCCTAGAAACGCATGGAGGGCCTCGCCAACAGGGAGATGCAACATG GTCACCGCCGCTAGCagctatcacatttcgtgatcTTGTACTGTACACAACAAATGAAAAATGGCAG GTAGTAAACTTGAAAGAAGCAAGGGATTTCTCGAACAACAAAGGATTCATTTATGTTTTCAAG AAACTGGAATGGCAATCACTGTCAGTTGATCTATTACCTCATCCTGACATGTTCACCGATGCAAGATTTAACTCTTCTAGCAGTCAAGATAATAAACGAGACGAtgatggtgcaaaacggatgtTCTTTGGTGGTGAAAGATTTTTGGAAGGAATATCTGGGGAGGCTAAT ATCACGGTTCAACGGACAGAACAAAATAATCCACTTGGGCTTGAGGTTCAACTGCATATTACTGAAGCTGTCTGTCCTGCGTTAAGTGAACCTG GCTTACGGGCCTTTCTTCGATTCATGACTGGGGTATCCGTGTGCCTAAACAGGGGAGATGTGGATCCAAAAGCTCAGCAG CTTGCAGAAGCAGCAGGATCTTCCTTGGTTTCCATTATTGTAGATCACATATTCCTCTGCATTAAAGATACTG AGTTTCAACTTGAACTTCTGATGCAGTCTTTGTTCTTCTCACGG GCGAGTGTTTCAGATGGAGAGTGTTCGAAGAACTTGTCTTGCATAAACGTTGGTGGGATGTTTCTGAG AGACACCTTTTCTCGCCCTCCGTGCACATTGATACAACCATCTATGCAAGCAGTTTCACAAGAGCTCCTGCCTGTGCCTGACTTTG GTCAAAATTTTTGCCCTCCAATCTATCCATTCGGGAATCAACTATTAGAATTTGCTGCTGGGGTTCCTTTGTTTTCTCTCTATTGTCTTCAGATCACTCCTTCTCCATCACCTCCAAAATTTGCTTCAAAAACTGTGATCACATGCCAACCTCTTACG GTAACCCTCCAGGAGCAGTCCTGCTTAAGGATTGCATCATTCTTGGCTGATGGAGTTATGCCTAACCGCAGTACCGTTTTGCCTGATTCTTCAATCAGCAGCCTGTCATTTTCCCTTAAAGAGTTTGATCTCTCCGTTCCATTAGACTCTGAGGAAATCACAAGGTGCAGCGGAACCAAGAACACGTGTCCTCAATCATCATTTTCAGGTGCACGACTTCATGTGGAAGACCTATACTTCTGCCAGTCACCATCAGCAAAATGTCCATTGCTAAACCTTGATAGGGATCCAGCTTGCTTCCTTCTCTGGGAATATCAACCTGTTGATGCAAGTCAAATGAAGTGGGCTACTAGGGCTTCTCATTTAAGCCTCTCGCTCGAAACTTCTAACACTTCAAATGGACAGAGAGCAGCTAGGGACTCCTCTGCAAATTTGTGGAAATGTATTGAACtagatgacatccgatttgagGCAGCTATGGTTACCGCAGACGGTAGCCCTTTGTTGGATGTGCCACCCCCCGAGGGTGTTGTAAGGATTGGTGTTGCTTTCCAACAGTTTATGTCCAATACCTCAGTGGAACAGTTGTTTTTTGTCCTAGGTTTCTATACTTACTTTGGTCAAGTTGCAGAGCGTATTTCAAAGGTAAGCAAAGGTAACAAGTCTGGGGTGATCAATTCCTCAGCTGACAAATTTGAGAATAAATTGCCAAGTGATACAGCTGTGAGCTTAACTATGAATAACCTCCATCTCAATTTCTTGGAATCTTTGTCGGCACATGACATACATATGCCCTTGGTTCAATTTGGGGGAGAAGATCTGTTCCTGAAAGTTTCTCATCGCACACTAGGTGGTGCCTTTGTGGTCACTACTAATTTGTTGTGGAGAACTGTGTCTGTGAACTGTTTGGAGGGAGAGAGTTCTATGATTTGTGAGAATGGCATCGCAGTTACTGGCGAACACAACATTGTGGTGCATGAAAATGGGCATCCCAAAATGAGAGCAGTCTTTTGGGTTGATCATCGGAGCAAACACCAGAATAAAGAAGCTCAGTTTATTGATATAAAAATAACTCACGTAATGCCTTATGACATGCGCGATATGGAATGCCATAGCTTGAATGTGTCAGCTAAGGTATCTGGTGTTCGTCTTGGAGGTGGAATGACTTACACCGAGTCTTTACTTCATCGGTTTGGTATCCTGGGGCCTGATGGCGGTCCAGGGGAAGGCCTCTTGAGGGGATTAAAGGATTTATCTTCTGGCCCACTTGCAAAACTATTCAAATCCTCGCATCTCACTGAGGAGGAAA ACGAAAGGTCCAAAGTTGATGATGTCAATTCAAAGTTTGATCTCGGGGTGCCTGATGATCTTGATGTGTCAGTTGAGCTTAGAAATTGGCTATTTGCACTTGAAGGAACGGAAGAAGTAGGAGATTGTTTAACTCCAACTCGTGGAGGCGATCGTATTAGTCGAGAAGAAAAATGTTGGCATTCAACCTTCAGGAATTTACATGTCTCTGGAAAGAGCAGTAACCGGCTTAACTTGGGAGACACAGGAAAGGCATCACCCGAAAGGGCATTTCCTGTGGAACGCTTTACG GCTGGAATTGAAGGTTTGCAGGCAATAAAACCTCGCCTGAGAGATCAACACTCTGGAAAAGGAACATCACATAATCATGAAATAGGCAGTGGATTTAATAATGCAAGTTCTGTTGGTGACCATGGTGTTGATGTTGAAGCTACCATGGTCATTGGCGAACATGAGATTGAGGGTGCCAAGTGGACAATGGATAATGTTAAGTTTTCTGTCAAAGAACCG ATCGAGGCAGTTGCAACAAAAGAAGAACTAGAGCACCTCGCCATGCTTTGCAGATCTGAAGCTGATGCAATGGGGAGGATAACTGCTGGAATTCTTCGCCTCCTTAAGCTTGACAAATCTCTTGGGCAGGGAACTATAGAACAACTTCGTAACCTAG GAAGTGGAGGCATGGATAATATCTTTAGCCCCAGGAGGCTCAGCAGGCAGAACAGTTTTGGCAGCATTGGCACTCCTAGGACTCCAACTATGCAAGCGATTGCAGATGTTATGGGACAGAAAAACACACTAGAAGCAACCATTTCTTCATTGCAAGTTGAAATATCTGAATCCAAGGCTAAATGTGCGGCACTGATTTCCCAGGCAAGCAACACGGAAGATCAGAGCCGCACCGAGGATATCATGATACTGAATGAAAAGCTAGAAAGCATGCAATCGCTGGTGACACGGTTGAGAACTTTGATCTGA
- the LOC120683538 gene encoding cyclin-P1-1-like, which produces MTAVAALTVTDAAAAAAAGDRSPSSSPPQAASAGPPPAPPELGMVARAVQRLVVRNDAVAAAPDGRGGGAGMKAFEAAPGARAPRIGVAEYLERMHRYARLDPECYVVAYAYVDMAAHRRPAAAVASRNVHRLLLACLLVASKVLDDFHHSNAFFARVGGVSNAEMNKLELELLGVLDFAVAVDHRTYRRYREHLEKEMRRDHHGRLCLPGTAPTAIKHLPPLAEEHPAEIAYGGHEEHGRKPPPNGVLAGEEHGGKLPNGVPPERKTFLRELCGMDYY; this is translated from the exons ATGACGGCCGTGGCTGCGCTCACGGTcacggacgccgcggcggcggcggctgccggcgaccgctcgccgtcctcctccccgccgcagGCGGCGTCCGCgggcccgccgcccgcgccgccggagctgggcaTGGTCGCGCGCGCCGTGCAGCGGCTCGTGGTGCGGAacgacgcggtggcggcggcgccggacggCCGCGGGGGCGGAGCAGGGATGAAGGCGTTCGAGGCGGCCCCGGGCGCGCGGGCGCCGCGGATCGGCGTGGCCGAGTACCTGGAGCGCATGCACCGCTACGCGAGGCTCGACCCCGAGTGCTACGTCGTCGCCTACGCCTACGTCGACATggccgcgcaccgccgccccgccgccgccgtcgcgtccaGGAACGTGCACCGCCTTCTCCTCGCCTGCCTCCTCGTCGCCTCCAAGGTCCTTGACGACTT CCACCACAGCAACGCCTTCTTCGCGCgcgtgggcggcgtgagcaacGCGGAGATGAacaagctggagctggagctcctCGGCGTGCTGGACTTCGCCGTCGCGGTCGACCACCGCACCTACCGCAGGTACCGCGAGCACCTGGAGAAGGAGATGCGCAGGGACCACCACGGCCGCCTCTGCCTGCCCGGCACGGCGCCCACCGCCATCAAGCACCTGCCGCCGCTGGCGGAGGAGCACCCGGCCGAGATCGCCTACGGTGGCCACGAAGAGCACGGCCGGAAGCCGCCGCCGAACGGCGTGCTTGCCGGCGAGGAGCACGGGGGGAAGCTGCCGAACGGCGtgccgccggagaggaagaCGTTCCTTCGGGAGCTGTGCGGCATGGATTACTACTAG